A DNA window from Streptomyces sp. 71268 contains the following coding sequences:
- a CDS encoding CBS domain-containing protein — protein MTTAADIMHPGAQWVPATESLDRVAQLMRELDVGALPVSDPTDPNERMCGIVTDRDIVIGCVAAGHDPARVTAGDLCKGTPRWISADADVDQVLTEMESNQIRRLPVIDENKRLVGMISEADLAHHLSDDQLAQFVESVYA, from the coding sequence ATGACCACCGCCGCGGACATCATGCACCCCGGGGCCCAGTGGGTACCGGCGACCGAGAGCCTGGACCGGGTCGCCCAGCTCATGCGGGAACTCGACGTGGGTGCCCTACCGGTCAGCGATCCCACCGACCCGAACGAGCGGATGTGCGGCATCGTCACCGACCGTGACATCGTGATCGGCTGTGTCGCCGCGGGGCACGATCCGGCACGGGTCACCGCGGGAGACCTGTGCAAGGGCACACCGCGCTGGATCAGCGCCGACGCCGACGTGGACCAGGTCCTCACGGAGATGGAGAGCAACCAGATCCGCCGCCTGCCGGTCATCGACGAGAACAAGCGCCTCGTCGGCATGATCAGCGAAGCCGATCTGGCCCATCACCTGAGCGACGACCAGCTCGCGCAGTTCGTGGAAAGCGTCTACGCCTGA
- a CDS encoding UbiA family prenyltransferase: protein MTAPAERPSTGSFGYEEFATLSPARREDAVRRTPGSAGWSETARIAFMLGRPRTCVPGNLAFALGWAAAGGTVSPAFFLGLFMSLVYGLMANLYNAYTDLAEDSRNLPGRVWLVLRMGHRRTLWIGHAASGTLIVLTLPYGGVQLLPLMLLLLVGAHQYSFRPLRLKDGPVVGLLAFSLAVFGPFLLGAFGAPGGRHDLSGSTWALFGFLVVWFSAKGMVKNLPDFEGDREAGLRTSATVFATRAAAARAATAMTLVGYLSPAVFVAVGLLPPRDLWALVWTVAALVQCRAMARATERARANAVLKVDMLLSTAFLASVLLLHSPGWVPVTGVALGVALLFGSDLLALDSRRRTDVTTPAVP, encoded by the coding sequence GTGACGGCCCCGGCTGAGCGCCCGTCGACCGGCTCCTTCGGCTACGAGGAATTCGCCACCCTCTCTCCCGCCCGGCGGGAGGACGCGGTACGGCGGACGCCGGGCAGCGCGGGCTGGTCGGAGACCGCGCGTATCGCCTTCATGCTGGGTCGACCGCGCACCTGTGTACCCGGCAACCTGGCCTTCGCGCTCGGCTGGGCGGCGGCGGGTGGCACAGTGTCGCCCGCGTTCTTCCTCGGCCTGTTCATGTCCCTCGTGTACGGGCTGATGGCCAACCTCTACAACGCGTACACGGACCTGGCCGAGGACAGTCGGAATCTGCCCGGGCGCGTGTGGCTGGTGCTGCGGATGGGGCATCGTCGGACGCTGTGGATCGGCCACGCGGCGTCCGGCACGCTGATCGTGCTCACCCTCCCGTACGGCGGTGTCCAACTGCTGCCCTTGATGTTGTTGCTGCTCGTCGGGGCGCACCAGTACTCGTTTCGTCCGCTGCGGCTTAAGGACGGGCCTGTCGTCGGCCTGCTGGCCTTCAGTCTGGCGGTGTTCGGGCCGTTCCTGCTCGGAGCCTTCGGAGCCCCCGGAGGTCGCCACGACCTGAGCGGCTCCACCTGGGCGCTGTTCGGTTTCCTGGTGGTCTGGTTCTCGGCCAAGGGCATGGTGAAGAACCTCCCGGACTTCGAGGGCGACCGCGAGGCAGGGTTGCGGACGTCCGCGACGGTGTTCGCCACCCGCGCGGCGGCGGCGCGCGCGGCGACGGCGATGACGCTGGTGGGTTACCTCTCGCCCGCCGTGTTCGTAGCCGTCGGGCTGCTCCCACCTCGTGACCTGTGGGCGCTCGTCTGGACGGTGGCGGCTCTGGTGCAGTGCCGGGCGATGGCCCGGGCGACGGAGCGGGCCAGAGCCAACGCCGTGCTCAAGGTCGACATGCTTCTGTCGACCGCGTTTCTCGCCTCGGTCCTGCTGCTGCACTCACCTGGCTGGGTCCCGGTGACGGGGGTGGCGCTCGGAGTCGCCCTGCTGTTCGGCAGCGATCTCCTGGCGCTGGACTCCCGGCGCCGGACCGACGTCACGACCCCCGCCGTTCCCTGA
- a CDS encoding cytochrome P450 yields MPAIPGPRTPAQLFRVTRAFQRSLPEGLEHLHDTYGQVSAFGLGPTRTHFLFGPDANALVLGNQENFRFSGAYDMLRPIAGDTALVTTDGEPHARRKRKARPSFHRGGAEKSTRLILAAIDEAIDRWRPGQYVDVHGTLRSAIRSAMLRQFCGERLAAQEGTLVAELERIHELMDYPLPRQLVAWKLPSAARRRALAAIAAVDRLLYEEIQRRRREGDPGGRGHRSGEGSRDLIAVMLSEDGPAMSDQEVRDMVVSALIAGYDPVGSGLGWAVYNCLNTPGVWQRLRDEAHDASSGDMSSGDGASRDGASGDGASAARGRELSYANWAVQESLRTHPPVVMSPRRCVRSFRYQGHLIPGGSLVAVSAYITHRSPAVWARPDRFLPERWDASREGYRAPTPFEYLPYGYGGRRCVGASIASAVLPTALSRLALRTTLNLRTRHPQFGGIPALIPRDGLFVEVEAPPVREGAGGVLTRGPR; encoded by the coding sequence ATGCCCGCCATACCCGGACCCCGGACTCCGGCACAGCTCTTCCGGGTCACTCGGGCCTTCCAGCGCTCGCTGCCGGAAGGGCTGGAACACCTTCATGACACCTACGGCCAGGTCAGTGCCTTCGGTCTCGGGCCCACCCGTACCCACTTCCTCTTCGGACCGGACGCCAACGCCCTGGTTCTGGGAAACCAGGAGAACTTCCGCTTCAGCGGCGCCTACGACATGCTGCGACCGATCGCCGGAGACACCGCTCTGGTCACCACCGACGGCGAGCCGCACGCCCGCCGCAAGCGCAAGGCGAGGCCCTCGTTCCACCGCGGCGGAGCCGAGAAGAGCACCCGTCTGATCCTGGCCGCCATCGACGAGGCGATCGACCGCTGGCGGCCGGGGCAGTACGTGGATGTGCACGGCACCCTGCGCTCCGCGATCCGTAGCGCCATGCTGCGGCAGTTCTGCGGGGAACGGCTGGCGGCCCAGGAGGGGACCCTCGTCGCCGAGCTGGAACGTATCCACGAACTGATGGACTACCCGCTCCCGCGGCAGCTCGTGGCCTGGAAGCTGCCCAGCGCCGCGCGCAGAAGGGCGTTGGCCGCGATCGCGGCCGTGGACCGGCTCCTGTACGAGGAGATTCAGCGAAGGCGCCGCGAGGGTGACCCCGGCGGGCGTGGGCACCGGTCCGGCGAGGGGTCACGCGACCTGATCGCCGTGATGCTCTCCGAGGACGGGCCCGCGATGTCGGACCAGGAAGTGCGCGACATGGTCGTCAGCGCCCTGATCGCCGGCTACGACCCGGTCGGCTCGGGCCTGGGCTGGGCCGTCTACAACTGCCTGAACACGCCCGGCGTCTGGCAGCGGCTGCGGGACGAGGCACACGACGCGTCCTCGGGAGACATGTCCTCGGGAGACGGGGCCTCGAGAGACGGGGCCTCGGGAGACGGGGCCTCGGCGGCACGAGGCCGAGAGCTGAGCTACGCGAACTGGGCGGTACAGGAGAGCCTACGCACGCACCCGCCCGTGGTGATGAGCCCGCGCCGATGCGTGCGTAGCTTTCGCTACCAGGGTCACCTGATACCCGGCGGCAGCCTGGTGGCGGTGAGCGCCTACATCACCCACCGCTCGCCCGCCGTGTGGGCGCGACCGGACCGCTTTCTACCGGAGCGCTGGGACGCGTCCAGGGAGGGGTACCGCGCTCCCACTCCATTCGAGTACCTGCCCTACGGATACGGCGGGCGCCGCTGCGTCGGCGCGAGCATCGCCTCGGCGGTCCTGCCCACCGCGCTGTCCCGGCTCGCCCTTCGTACCACGCTCAACCTGCGGACTCGGCATCCGCAGTTCGGCGGCATCCCGGCGCTGATCCCGCGTGACGGCCTGTTCGTGGAGGTGGAGGCGCCGCCGGTGCGAGAAGGGGCCGGCGGTGTCCTCACGAGGGGGCCGCGATGA
- a CDS encoding methyltransferase gives MPDSDRADHAWRMREMIYGHVRSRAVCAAAELGLAEMIGTGSPTAAELATATGADPALLTRLLRALVSFGVLCREPEVGGEGYGLTPLGETLRADAPASALPTALLVATTMAPAWERLTEVVRHGRPAFADVFGVDFFSHLDGDPWLRGIFDRSQESGLSLELEGLLQAVDFTGPLTIVDVGGGDGALLTRLLGENRRSRGVLVDLGAALPAAARRLTDAGLADRCELVEGDFLTALPPGGDLYLLRHILHDWDDASCHVVLRNCRRAMGPEARVVVIDHLVDEAEGDGPDQGGGGQWGALMDLYMMSLFAGGRERTGEEVADLLRGAGLSPVRTTPLPGGTGVVEARAGGCPVETGGAR, from the coding sequence GTGCCCGACAGCGACCGGGCCGACCACGCCTGGCGCATGCGGGAAATGATTTACGGTCACGTGCGTTCGCGGGCCGTCTGCGCTGCCGCCGAGCTCGGCCTCGCTGAAATGATCGGCACCGGATCACCGACCGCGGCCGAACTGGCCACGGCCACCGGGGCCGACCCGGCCCTGCTCACCCGCCTCCTGCGCGCACTGGTCTCCTTCGGCGTGCTGTGCCGGGAACCGGAGGTGGGTGGCGAGGGGTACGGCCTCACCCCGCTCGGCGAGACGCTGAGGGCCGACGCCCCGGCGTCGGCCCTGCCGACGGCCCTGCTGGTGGCCACGACGATGGCCCCGGCCTGGGAACGGCTCACCGAGGTGGTCCGCCACGGGCGTCCGGCCTTCGCGGACGTCTTCGGCGTCGATTTCTTCTCCCACCTGGACGGCGACCCGTGGCTGCGCGGGATCTTCGACCGGTCCCAGGAGAGCGGGCTCTCGCTCGAACTGGAGGGCTTGCTCCAGGCAGTCGACTTCACCGGCCCCCTGACCATCGTCGACGTCGGCGGCGGGGACGGTGCGCTGCTGACCAGGCTGCTGGGGGAGAATCGCCGCTCTCGCGGCGTGCTTGTCGACCTCGGCGCGGCACTGCCCGCGGCGGCTCGCAGGCTGACCGATGCCGGGCTGGCCGACCGGTGCGAACTGGTCGAGGGCGACTTCCTCACCGCCCTGCCCCCGGGCGGCGACCTCTACCTGCTGCGCCACATCCTGCACGACTGGGACGACGCGTCCTGCCACGTCGTCCTGCGCAACTGCCGCCGGGCGATGGGGCCGGAGGCCCGGGTTGTCGTCATCGACCACTTGGTGGACGAGGCGGAGGGCGACGGGCCGGATCAGGGGGGCGGCGGCCAGTGGGGAGCGCTGATGGACCTCTACATGATGTCCCTGTTCGCGGGCGGCCGGGAGCGGACCGGGGAGGAGGTGGCCGACCTACTACGCGGGGCGGGGCTGTCCCCCGTACGGACCACCCCGCTGCCAGGCGGCACCGGAGTGGTGGAGGCACGAGCCGGCGGTTGCCCGGTAGAGACAGGGGGCGCGCGATGA
- a CDS encoding DUF6875 domain-containing protein → MHGWLDTYITRPHEELGRPGPVCPFVAPAMGEGTLLLRTRLGMTEADGDDLRAVVRDMVCDFRARRWPRANATMRTLLLALPDLPPAGWSLLDSVQAELKGELARAGLMLGQFHPACPEPAARNPAFPVSRGPVPLLALRNMAIHDVLFLHHHGEFFAEYRRRFGFRYERDTVADPLLRNTYREALARHAPNVSDGASHQTNGEAQ, encoded by the coding sequence GTGCACGGTTGGTTGGACACGTACATCACCCGGCCGCACGAGGAGTTGGGAAGGCCCGGCCCGGTCTGCCCCTTCGTCGCGCCCGCCATGGGCGAGGGGACCCTGCTCCTGCGGACGCGTCTGGGAATGACGGAGGCGGACGGCGACGACCTGCGGGCCGTGGTGCGGGACATGGTGTGCGACTTCCGCGCCCGGCGCTGGCCGCGGGCCAATGCGACGATGCGTACCCTCCTGCTGGCCTTGCCCGACCTGCCACCCGCCGGCTGGTCCCTGCTGGATTCCGTCCAAGCGGAGTTGAAGGGAGAGTTGGCGCGTGCGGGACTGATGCTCGGACAGTTCCACCCCGCCTGCCCCGAGCCTGCGGCACGCAACCCCGCCTTTCCGGTGTCGAGGGGCCCCGTGCCCCTGCTGGCACTGCGGAACATGGCCATCCACGACGTGCTCTTCCTCCACCACCACGGCGAGTTCTTCGCCGAGTACCGCAGGCGCTTCGGCTTCCGCTACGAGCGGGACACGGTGGCCGACCCGTTGCTGCGGAACACCTACCGGGAGGCGCTCGCGCGGCATGCGCCGAACGTCTCCGACGGCGCATCTCACCAGACGAACGGAGAGGCACAATGA
- a CDS encoding DUF962 domain-containing protein, whose amino-acid sequence MRQFDQRFEEYMRGHTSEASRWMHVAGMVTAVGAAGLAGRRRSPKLLWAVPGAFFSFAWSGHFVFEKNLPVGFTDPGAAFSGDLKMIFMMLSGRNAELKELVQRLQAEAEPHTAEAATQERDPALRESV is encoded by the coding sequence ATGAGGCAGTTCGATCAGCGCTTCGAGGAGTACATGCGCGGCCACACCAGTGAGGCGAGCCGCTGGATGCACGTGGCGGGGATGGTCACCGCGGTGGGCGCCGCGGGCCTGGCCGGACGGCGCCGCAGCCCCAAGCTGCTGTGGGCCGTGCCTGGCGCGTTCTTCAGCTTCGCCTGGAGTGGCCACTTCGTCTTCGAGAAGAACCTCCCCGTCGGCTTCACCGACCCCGGCGCGGCGTTCTCCGGCGACCTCAAGATGATCTTCATGATGCTCAGCGGTCGCAACGCCGAGCTGAAGGAACTGGTCCAGCGGCTACAAGCCGAGGCCGAACCCCACACCGCAGAGGCTGCCACACAGGAGCGCGATCCCGCCCTGCGCGAGAGCGTCTGA
- a CDS encoding alanine/glycine:cation symporter family protein has protein sequence MSLDSVTQSVDDAVSGFFEPIAEWLGEVVFYTVPVGGTDLPLIVAWLVVAGLIFTGWFGLVQVRKFKLAVDIVRGKYDEKGSAGEVNHFQALTAAVSGTVGLGNIAGVAVAVSIGGPGATFWMILCGLLGMATKFVEVTLGVKYREVHADGTVSGGPMHYLPKGLAERFGKNGKTLGKVLAVLASFMILFFGLFGGNLFQVNQSYAQLVSVAGGEDGALGSSGGALFFGVLVATLVGIVLLGGIRSIANVTSRLVPAMAGVYILACLVVILVNVTAVPDAVVTIIEGAFAPEGVAGGVLGALIIGFKRAAFSNEAGLGSAPIAHSAVKTKHPASEGLVALLEPFIDTVVVCTMTALTIVIANPDSWGEARAGEDIGGVTITSDAFETVLPWFPHVLTVAVLLFALSTVLTWGYYGLKAWTHLFGRSRTSEMAYKILYAVFTVAGSLLTLQTLIDLADAILFSLAVINIIGLYLLAPTVKRELNSFLEYVRARNAGQATETGDDESQESAKTTV, from the coding sequence GTGTCACTCGACTCCGTCACCCAGTCCGTGGACGATGCCGTCAGCGGTTTCTTCGAGCCCATAGCCGAGTGGCTGGGGGAGGTGGTCTTCTACACCGTCCCCGTCGGCGGCACCGACCTGCCTCTCATCGTCGCCTGGCTCGTCGTCGCCGGTTTGATATTCACCGGCTGGTTCGGACTCGTCCAAGTCCGCAAGTTCAAGCTCGCCGTCGACATCGTGCGGGGCAAGTACGACGAGAAGGGGTCGGCCGGCGAGGTCAACCACTTCCAGGCGCTGACCGCCGCGGTGTCCGGCACGGTCGGCCTCGGCAACATCGCGGGCGTGGCCGTCGCCGTCTCCATCGGCGGGCCCGGCGCCACCTTCTGGATGATCCTGTGCGGCCTGCTCGGCATGGCCACCAAGTTCGTCGAGGTCACCCTCGGCGTGAAGTACCGCGAGGTGCACGCCGACGGCACCGTCTCCGGCGGCCCGATGCACTACCTCCCCAAGGGGCTCGCCGAGCGCTTCGGCAAGAACGGCAAGACGCTCGGCAAGGTCCTCGCGGTCCTCGCCTCCTTCATGATCCTGTTCTTCGGCCTCTTCGGCGGGAACCTCTTCCAAGTCAACCAGTCCTACGCGCAGTTGGTCTCGGTCGCCGGCGGCGAGGACGGCGCGCTCGGATCCTCCGGTGGCGCCCTGTTCTTCGGAGTCCTGGTCGCCACGCTCGTCGGCATCGTGCTCCTCGGCGGCATCCGCTCCATCGCCAACGTCACCAGCAGACTCGTGCCGGCCATGGCGGGCGTCTACATCCTCGCGTGCCTGGTCGTGATCCTGGTCAACGTCACCGCCGTCCCGGACGCCGTCGTCACCATCATCGAGGGCGCGTTCGCCCCCGAAGGCGTGGCCGGTGGTGTGCTCGGCGCGCTGATCATCGGCTTCAAGCGGGCCGCCTTCTCCAACGAGGCCGGCCTCGGCTCCGCCCCGATCGCCCACTCCGCGGTCAAGACCAAGCACCCCGCGAGCGAGGGCCTGGTCGCGCTGCTGGAGCCCTTCATCGACACCGTCGTCGTCTGCACGATGACCGCCCTGACCATCGTCATCGCCAACCCCGACAGCTGGGGCGAGGCCCGCGCGGGCGAGGACATCGGCGGCGTCACGATCACCTCCGACGCCTTCGAGACGGTCCTGCCCTGGTTCCCACACGTCCTCACCGTGGCGGTGCTGCTGTTCGCCTTGTCCACCGTGCTGACCTGGGGTTACTACGGCCTCAAGGCGTGGACGCACCTCTTCGGCCGCAGCCGGACCAGCGAGATGGCCTACAAGATCCTCTACGCCGTCTTCACCGTCGCGGGCTCACTGCTGACGCTGCAGACCCTGATCGACCTGGCCGACGCGATCCTGTTCTCGCTCGCGGTCATCAACATCATCGGCCTCTACCTCCTCGCCCCCACCGTCAAGCGCGAACTCAACAGCTTCCTGGAGTACGTCCGCGCCCGGAATGCGGGCCAGGCCACCGAGACCGGGGACGACGAAAGCCAGGAGTCGGCGAAGACCACCGTCTGA
- the soxR gene encoding redox-sensitive transcriptional activator SoxR, giving the protein MTSKHDRLTIGELAARSGLATSALRYYEELGLIHSERTVGGQRRFARATLRRVAFIRAAQQVGLSLEEAGAALARLPEDRAPSATQWNSVARVWSRRIDAQIADLERLKLRLSGCIGCGCLSLRKCALYNPRDAAADQGAGARYLLGDEPARAKGATAARAPGDARADL; this is encoded by the coding sequence ATGACGTCGAAGCACGACCGACTGACGATCGGCGAACTCGCGGCCCGCAGCGGGCTGGCCACCTCCGCGCTGCGCTACTACGAGGAGCTCGGGCTGATCCACTCCGAGCGCACCGTCGGCGGCCAGCGCCGCTTCGCCCGTGCCACGCTCCGTCGCGTGGCCTTCATACGCGCCGCCCAACAGGTGGGCCTCTCGCTGGAGGAAGCGGGTGCCGCGCTGGCCCGGCTACCCGAGGACCGCGCCCCCAGCGCCACCCAGTGGAACTCGGTGGCGCGGGTCTGGAGTCGGCGCATCGACGCGCAGATCGCCGACCTGGAGCGGCTCAAGCTGCGCCTGTCGGGGTGCATCGGCTGTGGTTGCCTGTCGCTGCGCAAGTGCGCCCTCTACAACCCGCGCGACGCCGCGGCCGATCAGGGCGCGGGTGCCCGATACCTGCTCGGTGACGAGCCCGCGCGGGCGAAGGGCGCGACGGCGGCCCGGGCCCCGGGTGACGCCCGGGCCGACCTGTAG
- a CDS encoding YiaA/YiaB family inner membrane protein, which yields MTTPSIQRPTTTAFFVQAALSFALSLAAVAFGITKLSVGAWERGFLGLGLVFVVTSTFTLAKCIRDRQEVEEVTNRVDKARIDKLLIEQDVFKPGQI from the coding sequence ATGACGACACCTTCCATCCAGCGGCCCACGACCACGGCGTTCTTCGTGCAGGCCGCGCTCTCGTTCGCCCTGTCGCTCGCCGCCGTCGCCTTCGGGATCACCAAGCTGTCCGTCGGGGCGTGGGAGCGCGGGTTCCTCGGGCTCGGCCTGGTCTTCGTGGTCACCTCGACGTTCACGCTGGCCAAGTGCATTCGGGACCGCCAGGAGGTGGAAGAGGTGACCAACCGGGTCGACAAGGCGCGGATCGACAAGCTCCTCATCGAGCAGGACGTCTTCAAGCCCGGCCAGATCTGA
- a CDS encoding SMI1/KNR4 family protein: MTETTNFDWRPFLLRWSEEWADSLTDDDVRNADDLAARRARWLGLPPATEEQIVALEQRLGRRLPPSYREFLKVTDGWRHAGGFVWLLAGTVDAHWHENESELAEIFAEGLDEDADHDQRYEVDIWHRGLQLDVESDVVYVLMDPEEVDEDGEWTVYTWASWRGDPPQPHGNFWDFMQDMYREFHSLRSGDGDEAAPEFANDTTRRLDDQVAAARLAALRGDWRQALEMLDEAKEYGRPRAAGLGDQIRRLLGETYRVSFDELAADARYASEVLPPLVADHAEHSYRDDSTLRFSLRGADEDLVSLAYATLEQVRNLTYRYTAAGPFGVAVERARALARQADTDGAWRTLRAALPQWQPLGPDHIVPLGWVADPLLGPLWTEERGRELLATPRGGQVGVAPPPTAGLDHEGLDWLAGCEPREEPASYRFVLVEGVTPDEMPGRLADGATQDAGAGGDSRASGGGVRGGRLSVPMNRKEAYRNARHNLQEFSSFADRALMAVGRAGSGWSFAFDSDPAGFHRPRFVSPAAAASAGTRAVVVWSGLRTQRSEEAFCHVSVATDGVEQYAFTYLAGEVHTSGEIPPALNPARFFGDPTRPTDPATGERTLLAALADEFGVTLPQHAIRYGRLPMLVSRSWTRPPRDGEVYLVVRQTHITDLAPLRAHLAVEDPANAEPADAHAVTPEIRPEGDA; encoded by the coding sequence ATGACAGAGACCACGAACTTCGACTGGCGCCCCTTCCTCCTGCGGTGGAGCGAAGAGTGGGCGGACTCCCTCACGGACGACGATGTGCGGAACGCGGACGACCTCGCCGCCCGCCGGGCCCGCTGGCTGGGGTTACCGCCCGCGACCGAGGAACAGATCGTCGCCCTTGAACAGCGCCTCGGTCGCCGGCTCCCGCCGTCCTACCGGGAATTCCTGAAGGTCACCGACGGGTGGCGGCACGCGGGCGGATTCGTCTGGCTGCTGGCCGGGACCGTAGACGCACACTGGCACGAGAACGAGTCGGAGCTCGCCGAGATCTTCGCGGAGGGACTGGACGAGGACGCCGACCACGACCAGCGGTACGAGGTGGACATCTGGCATCGCGGGCTCCAGCTCGACGTCGAATCCGACGTTGTCTACGTCCTCATGGACCCCGAAGAGGTGGACGAGGACGGTGAGTGGACCGTGTACACCTGGGCGAGCTGGAGGGGTGACCCGCCCCAACCACACGGCAACTTCTGGGACTTCATGCAGGACATGTACCGCGAGTTCCACTCCCTGCGGTCAGGGGATGGCGACGAGGCGGCCCCGGAGTTCGCCAACGACACGACGCGCCGGTTGGACGACCAGGTGGCGGCAGCCCGGCTCGCGGCCCTGCGCGGCGACTGGCGGCAGGCCCTGGAAATGCTGGACGAGGCGAAGGAGTACGGCAGGCCACGGGCCGCCGGGCTCGGCGACCAGATCCGCCGGCTACTCGGGGAGACTTACCGGGTGTCCTTCGACGAACTGGCTGCCGATGCGCGGTACGCGTCCGAGGTGCTGCCACCCCTGGTCGCCGACCACGCGGAGCACTCCTACCGGGACGACTCCACCCTCAGGTTCTCGCTGCGCGGCGCGGACGAGGACCTGGTGTCCCTGGCGTACGCCACCTTGGAACAGGTGCGGAACCTGACGTACCGCTACACCGCCGCCGGGCCGTTCGGGGTCGCGGTCGAGCGGGCGCGGGCGCTCGCTCGCCAGGCGGACACCGACGGCGCCTGGCGGACGCTGCGGGCAGCGTTGCCGCAGTGGCAGCCGCTGGGGCCAGACCACATCGTTCCGCTGGGGTGGGTGGCCGATCCGCTGCTCGGGCCGCTGTGGACGGAGGAGCGGGGCCGCGAGTTGCTGGCCACGCCGCGGGGCGGGCAGGTGGGCGTCGCCCCGCCGCCGACAGCCGGGCTCGACCACGAGGGCCTGGACTGGTTGGCGGGCTGCGAACCGCGCGAGGAGCCGGCGTCCTACCGGTTCGTCCTGGTGGAGGGGGTGACACCGGACGAGATGCCCGGACGGCTCGCCGACGGGGCCACGCAGGACGCCGGGGCCGGCGGGGACAGCCGGGCCTCCGGGGGCGGGGTTCGCGGGGGCCGGCTCTCCGTGCCCATGAATCGGAAGGAGGCTTACCGGAACGCCCGGCACAACCTCCAGGAGTTCTCGTCCTTCGCGGACCGGGCGCTCATGGCGGTCGGCCGGGCCGGGTCCGGCTGGAGCTTCGCCTTCGACAGCGATCCCGCCGGGTTCCACCGACCCCGCTTCGTCTCCCCGGCAGCAGCCGCCAGTGCGGGCACCCGGGCAGTGGTGGTGTGGAGCGGGCTGCGCACACAGCGCAGCGAAGAGGCGTTCTGCCACGTGTCGGTCGCGACGGACGGCGTCGAGCAGTACGCGTTCACCTACCTGGCCGGCGAGGTCCACACGAGCGGTGAAATACCCCCGGCGCTGAACCCGGCCCGGTTCTTCGGCGACCCGACCAGGCCGACCGACCCGGCCACGGGCGAACGGACCCTGCTGGCCGCGCTGGCCGATGAGTTCGGCGTCACCCTCCCCCAGCACGCCATCCGGTACGGGCGGCTGCCCATGCTCGTCAGCCGCTCCTGGACCCGGCCGCCACGCGACGGCGAGGTATACCTGGTGGTCCGGCAGACCCACATCACCGACCTGGCGCCACTGCGCGCGCACCTCGCCGTCGAAGACCCCGCGAACGCGGAACCGGCGGACGCGCACGCCGTGACACCGGAGATCCGCCCCGAGGGCGACGCGTAA